GCGCGTTGGGCCTCGGCGGCGCGCCGGCGGGCCTTCTCGGCGGAGTCGTCCTTGCCGAGAAGCTCGGCGGCCTCGTCCAGGAGGGGGACGTCGGAGACGGTCCACGGAGCGCCCGCCGGGCGGTGGAGGGGCGTGCAGTCGATGCCCGCCTGTGCACCGGCGTGGGCGAGGGCGTCCGGATCGGCGTAGAAGTCGGTGAGGAACTGCTCGGGCGTCAGTTCGGGCCACAGTTCGTCGAGGGCGGACCGGACGGCGGGGTCCTGCCAGAGGGCTTCCTTGGCCAGGCGGAGGTCGGTTTCGTCCAGGAGGGGTTCGTCCGCCGCTTCGTCGATGAGTTCCTGGAGCCAGTCGGGCAGGCCGCCGTCCCTGGCCATCTCCTCCAGGGGCTCGTCCATGATGCGGTCGTACTGCTCAGCCCGGTTGATGGCGAGGGCCTCGAGCATGTCGTGGACGAAGCGGCGGCGCTGGACGTTGTGGGGGAGACGCAGGGCGCGGGCACGGTCGCGTATCTCTTCGCACTTGGCGGCGTCCACGACCAGGGTGAGGCCTTCGGTCTCGATGCGGAGGTCGCCCTCGGGAACGCGTTGCCGGGCGTGGACCGCCGCCTTCACCACGTCGGCCATCCGGAGGTCGCCCTTGATGACGGCGACCTCGGGGGTGTCGGTCGCCTTCGCCTTGAGGCCGGGGTAAAGCTCGCCGACCGTGGCCAGGGCGACGTCGGTCTCGCCCAGGCCGGGCAGCACCTGGTCGATGTAGCGCAGGAACGTGGCGTTCGGGCCCACGACGAGGACTCCGCGACGTTCGAGGACGTCCCGGTGCGTGTAGAGGAGGTACGCGGCCCTGTGGAGGGCGGCGACGGTCTTGCCGGTGCCCGGGCCGCCCTGCACGACGAGGACGCCGTGCAGGCCGGAGCGGATGACCTGGTCCTGTTCCTGCTGGATGGTGGCGACGACGTCGCTCATCCGCCCGGTCCGGCCGCGGCGGAGGGCGGCGAGCAGCGCGGCCTCGCCGACGACGCCGCGGCGCTGCGACTCGTCCAGGCCCTCCAGGTCGAAGACCTCGTCGTCCAGCCGGACGACCTCGCGGTGCCGGAGGTGCAGGTGGCGGCGGCGCGCGAGGGTGCCGGGATCGCCGGGGGTGGCGGTGTAGAACGGGCGGGCCGCGGCCGCGCGCCAGTCGATCAGGATCGGCTCGCGGTTCTCGTCGCGGAGGCCGATGCGGCCGATGTAGAAGGTGTCGCCGGGACCGTCGGCGTCCGCCCGGTGGTCGATGCGCCCGAAGCACAGGCCGTGCTCGACGCCGGCGAGCACGGCGAGGCGCCGCGCCGCCTCCTCGGTGGCGACGGCGCTCTCCAGCCGGGCCTGGAACGCGCTGCCGCCGCCCGCTGCCGGGCCCTCGCGCAGCGCCGCCTCGGCCCGCTCCCGCTCGGCGTCCAGCCGCGCGTACACGCGGGACACGTACTCCTGCTCGGCGAGGAGCTCGGACCTGCCCGCCGTCGCCGCCGGGTCGTCGCGGCCGGGGTTGACAGCGTCTGCTTGACGGAGTCCCATGCTTCAGGTACACTCTTATACATAAGATGGGATTTTTGTGTGCAACTCGTAAATCGCCATCCTAGCATCCGCCGTCACCGCGTGACCCTCCACCGCACCCAGAAGATCATCAACGTTTGCGGTGACCGTCACCCGCACGGTCCGCTCGTGCTCTCGCTTCTGACGAGGACGTCCGCGCCGCCGGGCCAGGAGATCATCCGGCGGACCGTCGAGCAACGAGACCCGGTCCTGACGTAACCGGCACCGGACATGCCCGGCGCCGACGTGGCGGACTCGGACGACCGCGACCCGGGGCTCCCGCATCGTGCCCCGGGCCCGGCACGCGCCTTGGAGCTAGCGGTCGGTGCGGGGGCTCGTCGCCTCGCCGGCGAGGATGTCGTTCAGGTCATAGGCCACGGGCACCTCGAGCTGCTCGTACGTGCACGACTCCGGCGTCCTGTCCGGCCGCCAGTTGCGGAAGCGGGCGGTGTGCCGGATCCGGTCGCCCTCCATCCCCTCGTAGGCAACCTCCACGACCAGCTCGGGACGCAGCGGAACCCAGCTGAGGTCCTTCTTGCCGGTCCAGCGGGACACCGCCCCCGGCATGCGGTCGACGGTCGCCTCGGTCTGGTTCGCCCACTCCGCCCACGGGTGCTCGTCGAGGTTCTCCAGCCGGTACGGCCGCAGCTCCTCGACCAGCTCGGCGCGCCGCTTCATCGAGAAGGACGCCGCGACCCCGACGTGCTGGAGCTTCCCCTCGGAGTTGTAGAGCCCGAGCAGCAGCGACCCGACGACGGGGCCGGACTTGTGCCAGCGGAACCCCGCCACCACGCAGTCGCAGGTCCGCTCGTGCTTGACCTTGAACAGGACACGCCTGTCGGGCTCGTACACGGTGTCGCGCGGCTTGGCGATGACGCCGTCGAGGCCCGCGCCCTCGAACTCGTCGAACCACCGCAGCGCCAGGTCGTAGGAGTCGGACGCCGGCGTCACGTAGACGGGCGCGCGCGCCGCCGACAGCGCCTCGACCAGGCGCCGCCGCCGCTCGCCGAGCGGCGTCTCCATCAGCGACTCGTCGCCGAGCGCCAGCAGGTCGAACGCGATGAACGACGCCGGCGTCCGCTCCGACAGCAGCTTGATCCGGGACGCGGCCGGGTGGATGCGCTGCTGGAGGCCGTCGAAGTCGAGCCGGCTCCCCTTCGGCAGGACGATCTCGCCGTCCACCACGCACCGCTCGGGCAGCTCCCGCTTCACCGCCTCGACCAGCTCGGGGAAGTACCGGGTCAGCGGCCGCTCGCCGCGGCTGGACAGCTCGACCTCGTCGCCGTCCCGGAACACGATGCAGCGGAAACCGTCCCACTTCGGCTCGTACAGCAGGTCGCCCTTGGGCATGGTCTTGACCGCCTTGGCGAGCATCGGACGGAGCGGCGGGTTGATCGGCAGGTCCATGACCCCATCCTGCGTCCCGGCACCGACAAAAGGACATCCCGCCGACGCAAAACGGCCGTTGGATAACCTGCGGGTCATGCGCCGTCTGCTGCCCGAGCCCGCCGCCGGCGGCATCGACCCCTACGACGCCTACGCGGACGCGCCCGGGCTCCGCGTCGGCATGGTGGTGACCGTCGACGGCACCGTCACCGACGCGGAGGGCTGGACGGACACCCTGGGCGGCGACGCCGACTTCCGCGTCTTCCGGACCCTGCGCGCCCTCGCCGACGCGATCCTCGTGGGCGCCGGGACCGTCCGCACCGGACGCCTCGGCCCGGCCCGCCTCCGCGCCGATCTGCGCGCGCGCCGCGGCGGCCCGCCCGCCCCCATCGTCGTGGTGAGCCGTTCCGTGGACCTCGACTGGACGCTCCCGCTGTTCACGGCGGCCGAGACACCGACCATCGTCGTCACGTCCCGTCAGGGCCGGAACAAGGTCCCAGACTCGATCCAGGTGGTCGAGGCAGGCGAGGATGACGTCGACCTACCCGCGGCCATCCGGACGCTCCGCGAAGACCTCGGCCTTGAGCGTCTCCTGTGCGAGGGCGGCCCCGCCCTGGCCGGCGCGCTGATCCGCGAGTCCCTCGTGGACGAGCTGTGCCTCAACATCGCCCCGACCCTCCTCGGCGGCCCCCACCACACACCGCTCCTAGACGGGTTGGATGTCGAGGTGCCTCTCGACCTGGCCGCTCTCTACCTGGACGAAGGCGTGCTCTTCACCCGCTACCGGCTGCGGGTGTAGCGCAGGAAGAGGAAGTCCTCGTCCTGAAGGACGTGGGCGAGGCTCAGTTCCGCGGGCACGGCGAAGGGCCGCCCGTCCAGAATCCGTGCCGGACGACCGGCGAGCAGCAGCGGGCTCAGCGTCAGGCACAGCTCGTCCAGCAGCCCGGCCGCCACCACCTGTGCGAGGACGCCCGGGCCGCCCTCGCACAGCAGGCGCCTGTGGCCGCGAGCCTCGAGCTCCCTGACGGCGGCGGCGAAGTCGAGCGAGTCCTTCCCGGCGACGATGACGTCGGCGCGCTCCCGCGCCGCCTCCAGCCGCGCCGGGTCGGCCGTCGCGGTCGTCAGCACGATCGTCCGGGCCCTGGCCTCGGTGAAGAGCGGCGCGTCGAAGTCCAGGTCGAGCGTGCGTGACACGACCGCGAGCGGCGGGACGGAGGACCGCCCCTCCCGGACGCCTCCCCAGCCGTCGCTCGGCTTGATCGGCCCGTACCCCTCGGCCCGGACCGTGCCGGCCCCCACGACGACCACGTCGGCGAGCCCGCGCAGCAGCAGGAACAGGCGCCGGTCGGCGGGGCCGCCGAGGCCGCCGCTGCGCGCGTCGCGCTGCGCCGCCCCGTCCAGGCTGGCGACCATGTTGGCCCGCATCCACACCCGGTCCAGGGGATAGGCGTAGCGCTCGGCGAGGTCGACCTCGCCGGGCTCGGGAGAAAGCATCCGCATGCGCTCAAGCTACTCCAACGCCCCGCGGCCGAGCGGTGCGACGATCGCGGACCAATCTGTATGAATCCGTCACGAAGGAGGTATCGGGAGGCGACACTTGGGGGCCGGGGACGGGCCGGGCCGGGGCCCGGAAACGGGGACGGAACCTCATCGAAGGGAGCGGGGTTGGAGCTCGCCGCACTGGGCGCGTGGGTGGTGGCCGCGGTGGGGGGCGGTCACCTGCTGGTCATCTGGCTGGCGAACGGGGGACCCCCGGCGAAGGTGACGCGGTTCCCGGCCCTGGTCGTGGCGGGCCATCCCGTGGCGGGCCTCGCCGGCCTCGCCGTCTGGGCCGCCTACCTGGCCACCGCGCGCGCCGTGTACGCCTGGCTCGCCTTCGCGGTGCTGCTGGTCGTCACCTTCCAGGGCTTCATGCTGTTCACCCGCTGGCTGGTGGGCCGCGGCGGCCGCCACGCCCGCGGCGCGGACCAGGCCTTCCCCGCCGCCGCCGTCGCCGTCCACGGCGCCGTGGCCGCCGTCACGTTCGTCCTGGTCCTCCTGAGCGCCATCAAGGCCACCGGCGCCTAGCGGGCGGGCCGGGACCGCGATCAGCCCAGGCGCTTCAGGACGGTGAGGGCGCGGTCGATGATCGTGACCGTGTCCCTCGCCTTGAGACGCGGACGCTCGCCGGCCATGGCGGGATCGGCGGTGTCGAGGGCGTACTCCCAGCGCTCGCCGTACTCGCCGCCCGGAAGCGTGAACTCGACCGGCTCTGCCCCCGCGTTGATGAGCAGCAGGAACGAGTCGTCCCGGACGCGGCGTCCCCGCGGATCGGGCTCGGTGATGGCGTCGCCGTTGAGGAAGACGCCGAGAGACTTCGCGAAACCGACGTTCCAGTCGTGGTCGGTCATGACATCGCCCGCCGGGGTCAGCCACGCGATGTCGGCGGCGGCGCCGGTGCCCCTCCCGGTGAAGAAGCGGCGCCTGCGGAACACGGGGTGCTCATGGCGCAGCCGCGACAGCATCTGCACGAACTCCATGTCGCCGGTGTCGTCCCAATGCACCCAGGAGATCTCGTTGTCCTGGCAGTAGGCGTTGTTGTTGCCCTCCTGGGTGCGGCCCAGCTCGTCTCCGTGGGAGAGCATCGGCACGCCCTGGGAGATGAACAGCGTCGCGAGGAAGTTCCTCCGCTGCCGTGCACGCAGCTCCAGGATGCCGGGGTCGCGCGTAGGGCCCTCCACGCCGCAGTTCCACGACCGGTTGTCGTCGGTGCCGTCCCGGTTGTTCTCGCCGTTGGCCTCGTTGTGCTTGTGGTCATAGGAGACGAGGTCGGTGAGGGTGAACCCGTCATGGCACGTCACGAAGTTGATGGACGCGAACGGCCGACGCGCGCTGTGCTCGTACAGATCGGACGAGCCGGTCAGGCGGAACGCGAACTCCGGCATCGTCGCGTACGAGCCGCGCCAGAAGTCGCGGACGGTGTCGCGGTACTTGCCGTTCCACTCCGTCCACAGCGGCGGGAAGTTGCCCACCTGGTAGCCGCCCTCGCCGACGTCCCACGGCTCGGCGATGAGCTTCACCTGGGAGACGACCGGGTCCTGCTGGACGAGGTCGAAGAACGCCGCGAGCCGGTCGACGTCGTGCAGCTCCCGGGCCAGCGCCGAGGCGAGGTCGAAGCGGAACCCGTCGACGTGCATCTCCAGGATCCAGTAGCGCAGCGAGTCCATGATGAGCTGCAGCGCGTGCGGGTTCCGGACGTTCAGCGAGTTCCCGCAGCCGGTGTAGTCG
The sequence above is drawn from the Actinomadura hallensis genome and encodes:
- a CDS encoding HelD family protein; amino-acid sequence: MGLRQADAVNPGRDDPAATAGRSELLAEQEYVSRVYARLDAERERAEAALREGPAAGGGSAFQARLESAVATEEAARRLAVLAGVEHGLCFGRIDHRADADGPGDTFYIGRIGLRDENREPILIDWRAAAARPFYTATPGDPGTLARRRHLHLRHREVVRLDDEVFDLEGLDESQRRGVVGEAALLAALRRGRTGRMSDVVATIQQEQDQVIRSGLHGVLVVQGGPGTGKTVAALHRAAYLLYTHRDVLERRGVLVVGPNATFLRYIDQVLPGLGETDVALATVGELYPGLKAKATDTPEVAVIKGDLRMADVVKAAVHARQRVPEGDLRIETEGLTLVVDAAKCEEIRDRARALRLPHNVQRRRFVHDMLEALAINRAEQYDRIMDEPLEEMARDGGLPDWLQELIDEAADEPLLDETDLRLAKEALWQDPAVRSALDELWPELTPEQFLTDFYADPDALAHAGAQAGIDCTPLHRPAGAPWTVSDVPLLDEAAELLGKDDSAEKARRRAAEAQRAREELYAREVIQTVDQEHSERLSASDLLSAAELAERHHDDGPPLTTAQRALADREWAYGHVIVDEAQELSEMAWRTVMRRVPTRSLTVVGDIAQTGSAAGASSWGQMLDRYVPGRWREERLMINYRTPAAIMRVAADVLKAVAPDQTPPEPVRDDGPPPTAVAMPVTELPSLVRSELALITGGDHDDIGGAYKEGRLAVITSAARHAAVLGSLPDAAAGATPDALDSPVVVLTTEEAKGLEFDSVIIVDPSGILTESPKGGQDLYVALTRATRRLTIVHDNDLPEVLSSLERP
- a CDS encoding ATP-dependent DNA ligase, with the translated sequence MDLPINPPLRPMLAKAVKTMPKGDLLYEPKWDGFRCIVFRDGDEVELSSRGERPLTRYFPELVEAVKRELPERCVVDGEIVLPKGSRLDFDGLQQRIHPAASRIKLLSERTPASFIAFDLLALGDESLMETPLGERRRRLVEALSAARAPVYVTPASDSYDLALRWFDEFEGAGLDGVIAKPRDTVYEPDRRVLFKVKHERTCDCVVAGFRWHKSGPVVGSLLLGLYNSEGKLQHVGVAASFSMKRRAELVEELRPYRLENLDEHPWAEWANQTEATVDRMPGAVSRWTGKKDLSWVPLRPELVVEVAYEGMEGDRIRHTARFRNWRPDRTPESCTYEQLEVPVAYDLNDILAGEATSPRTDR
- a CDS encoding dihydrofolate reductase family protein: MRRLLPEPAAGGIDPYDAYADAPGLRVGMVVTVDGTVTDAEGWTDTLGGDADFRVFRTLRALADAILVGAGTVRTGRLGPARLRADLRARRGGPPAPIVVVSRSVDLDWTLPLFTAAETPTIVVTSRQGRNKVPDSIQVVEAGEDDVDLPAAIRTLREDLGLERLLCEGGPALAGALIRESLVDELCLNIAPTLLGGPHHTPLLDGLDVEVPLDLAALYLDEGVLFTRYRLRV
- a CDS encoding pyrimidine reductase family protein; translation: MRMLSPEPGEVDLAERYAYPLDRVWMRANMVASLDGAAQRDARSGGLGGPADRRLFLLLRGLADVVVVGAGTVRAEGYGPIKPSDGWGGVREGRSSVPPLAVVSRTLDLDFDAPLFTEARARTIVLTTATADPARLEAARERADVIVAGKDSLDFAAAVRELEARGHRRLLCEGGPGVLAQVVAAGLLDELCLTLSPLLLAGRPARILDGRPFAVPAELSLAHVLQDEDFLFLRYTRSR
- the glgX gene encoding glycogen debranching protein GlgX: MREVWPGDPYPLGATWDGTGTNFALFSEVARRVELCLFDEAGRETRQELPEVDGFVWHGYLPGVGPGQRYGYRVHGPFDPGEGHRCNPSKLLLDPYGKAVEGEVRWHESLFSYRFADPDALNEDDSAPYMPKNVVINPFFDWADDRPPRIPYHESVIYEAHVKGLTQLHPGIPEEQRGTYAGLAHPVMIEHLLDLGVTAVELMPVHQSVPEHALVARGLTNYWGYNTIGFFAPHNAYSSSGQYGEQVLEFKAMVRALHEAGIEVILDVVYNHTAEGDHLGPTLSFRGIDNASYYRLRDDDRRYHLDYTGCGNSLNVRNPHALQLIMDSLRYWILEMHVDGFRFDLASALARELHDVDRLAAFFDLVQQDPVVSQVKLIAEPWDVGEGGYQVGNFPPLWTEWNGKYRDTVRDFWRGSYATMPEFAFRLTGSSDLYEHSARRPFASINFVTCHDGFTLTDLVSYDHKHNEANGENNRDGTDDNRSWNCGVEGPTRDPGILELRARQRRNFLATLFISQGVPMLSHGDELGRTQEGNNNAYCQDNEISWVHWDDTGDMEFVQMLSRLRHEHPVFRRRRFFTGRGTGAAADIAWLTPAGDVMTDHDWNVGFAKSLGVFLNGDAITEPDPRGRRVRDDSFLLLINAGAEPVEFTLPGGEYGERWEYALDTADPAMAGERPRLKARDTVTIIDRALTVLKRLG